The following DNA comes from Planctomycetia bacterium.
ATGATGTGCAACCTTGCCAGAATCAGGACCCCAAAACGGGCAAGTACGCCGGCTGGGACACTGATCCCTGGAAGATGACCACCAAAGCTGGTCGCTTTTATGGCCGTGGCTCTGCCGACGATAAAGGTGCTATTACCTGTCACCTGGCCAGCATCGAAGCGTTTCTGAAAACCGCAGGCAAGCTCCCCGTCAACATTAAGATGCTCGTCGAAGGTGAAGAAGAAATCGGCTCTCGCCACCTGATTCCATTCTTCGAACAGTATCAGAAGATGATCCAAGCCGATGTCATCGTCGTCTGCGATACCTCCAATGTTGAAGTGGGCACGCCGTGCATTACCTACTCTCTGCGAGGCATCGTTGAACTGCTGGTAGAAGTAGAAACGCTCAAGCAACCAGTGCACAGTGGTTCCGGTGGTGGCGTGCTGCCTGATGCAGCCATTGCCCTGGCAGAAATTCTCGGCCGTCTGTGCTGGCGACGCAAGCGCATCCCCGTTCCAGGACTGTATGAAGGCGTTCGGCCTTTGACCGCTGCAGAGAAAGCCGAATACAAAACACTGCCCATCACCGAAGACAAACTCAAGAAAGAATTTCAGTTGTTGCCCGGCCTCGATCTGGTGCATCCACTGAATGTGCATGTCTGTGAACAGAAATGGCGGCTCCCCGCAGCAACGGTAATTGCCATGGAAGCCAGTTCGCTGGCCCAGCGATCCAACCAGGTGCTGCCTAAAGCTAAGGCCATTCTGAGTGTCCGCACCGTACCCGATATGAAGGCTAAGAACATCGTGCAGGCCATGCGTGATTTCCTTTGTGCCAACCCGCCATGGGGAGTCAAAGTGAAAGTGAACCCCAGTGGCCACAGTGCCGACTGGTGGATGACCGACCCGACTGGTCCAGCCTTTGATGCTGCCCGCCGGGCATTGGAATCAGGCTTCAAGAAGAAACCATTAGCCATCGGCAGCGGCGGTTCCATCGGTTTCGTCGGCCCACTTGCCAAGCTCTTCGGCGGTGCACCAGCGCTTCTACTCGGCATCGAAGACCCCAAGAGCTACGCACACTCTCCGAATGAAAGCCTGCACGAAGCCGACTGGAAGAAGCTGATGACATCGTTGTGTCACCTGTATGACAACCTTGGC
Coding sequences within:
- a CDS encoding M20/M25/M40 family metallo-hydrolase, producing MKNALDYLAKHHNRFVADLRELVAIPSVSCGTPDVPNILKCANLVKDQMIAAGLENVVARQIDGQNGKSYPYVYGEHLHAPGKPTVFLYSHYDVQPCQNQDPKTGKYAGWDTDPWKMTTKAGRFYGRGSADDKGAITCHLASIEAFLKTAGKLPVNIKMLVEGEEEIGSRHLIPFFEQYQKMIQADVIVVCDTSNVEVGTPCITYSLRGIVELLVEVETLKQPVHSGSGGGVLPDAAIALAEILGRLCWRRKRIPVPGLYEGVRPLTAAEKAEYKTLPITEDKLKKEFQLLPGLDLVHPLNVHVCEQKWRLPAATVIAMEASSLAQRSNQVLPKAKAILSVRTVPDMKAKNIVQAMRDFLCANPPWGVKVKVNPSGHSADWWMTDPTGPAFDAARRALESGFKKKPLAIGSGGSIGFVGPLAKLFGGAPALLLGIEDPKSYAHSPNESLHEADWKKLMTSLCHLYDNLGTLPNGKVK